GGTATTGATCTGGCGTAAGGCGCGCAAGCGTCTGTTCGTGCAAGGGGGATAACAGATATGTACTATATGGGTCTGATCTGGGAATATTTGAAAAATTACATGAAAACACGACTCACGTACCGTGCTGATTTTTGGGTGGAGATCCTATCGGATCTGCTGTTCCAGGCAACCAACCTGATCTTTATCTTTGTGGTCTTCCGCCACACGGATAACCTGGGCGGCTGGAGTGAGAGTGAAGTGCTCTTTGTTTATGGATATTTTATGGTGCCCTATGGCATCTTCAGTTGTTTTATCAATCTGTGGGGATTCAGTGAGCGGTACATCGTCAAAGGTGAGATGGATCGGATCCTGACACGTCCTGCACATAACCTGTTCCAGATCTTGCTTGAAAATGTAGATCCGCCTGCACTCGTGGGCTCGTTTATTGGCTTGATCATCATGATCTTCAGCGGAGCAGAGATGGGTCTGATGCTGGAGTGGTGGCATATCCCTGCCTTAATTATATTGGCACTCAGCTCAGTCTTGATCTATGCGGGCATCTATACCACATTGACTTCACTATCCTTTTATTCGGACGCGCCAACAGGTATTCTGCCGTTGATGTATAACATTCAAGGATATGGACGCTACCCGGTAACGATCTATAACCGTGCCATTCAGGTGCTGTTAACCTGGATCATTCCGTTTGCCTTCGTGGGCATCTATCCCGCAGCGTTATTCCTTGAGAGGTCCGAGATGCATCGCATGGCGCTGCTTACACCTGTGATGGGATTGGTGTTTGGTTCTATGGGATTGCTGTTGTGGAATTTTGGCGTGAAGCGGTATCGCGGAGCAGGTTCATAATAACGCCCTATAGCATTTCATGGGGGAGATTAGGGAGGAACTGACATGACGTTAAATGTAGGCGAATTGGCACCGGATTTTGAGCTTCCGTCCAGTACGGGAGAATCGGTAAAGCTTTCGGATTACCGCGGACAGCGGGTACTGCTTTATTTTTACCCCAAGGATATGACTTCGTCCTGTACGCAACAGGCTTGTGATTTCCGGGATCGACATGCTGAATTTGAAGGGCTGAACACGGTCATTCTCGGAATCAGCACCGATCCGATGAAACAACATGACAAGTTTATCGCCAAATATGGACTGCCGTTCACTTTGTTGTCGGATGAAGAGCACGTTGTAGCCGAGCAATACGGTGTATGGCAGCTGAAGAAAATGTATGGCAAGGAGTACATGGGTATGGTTCGCTCCACTTTTCTAATTGATGAAGAGGGGAAATTGATCAAGGACTGGTCCAAAGTTCGGGTCAAAGGACATATCGAGGCTGCGCTTGAGGCTTTGAAGACATTGTAATAAATGATTTAGGCAGGTGTGAATAAATACATCTTATCCGTTTCATCATTAAAGGCTGTGCTTCGCGGAATTTACCGTGAACACAGCCTTTTTAGGTGGGCAATCGTTTTTGATTGGATGAATTGTTATTGCTCTTGCCAGAACGAAGCCGATGCACGAGCAGAAGGAAAAGAGGAATAATAAAGCTTACCGTGATATCCCAATCCACCCAAGCGGGCATAATCGTATTGGTGTAGAAAATGACATTGGGAGAAATCAGTACAGCTAAAGCAAATAATAACATCGCTGATGGCAGGATGAGAGGTTTGTATGTCTTTAACCGAAATAGCTGAGCTGTTCCAACGACAAAGGAGAACATATACAGCAGGCTTTTGAAATAGGTAGCAATTAACCAAGCAGTCGCCATGAAGGCCTCAATTCGTTCGAAAAAGTTGCCGATATTAATTTTCTGGGACAGGGTATAGGAGATATAGATGTCATGTTGGGTCAGAAAGGGTCCAAAAATCATGAGCGAAATGAGCAAAAGTGTAGTTAGCAGTAACCCTCCACATAAGGTGGCGAGTAACATGTCCCGTTTGATATGAGGCCCGGACATCACGTAAGGAAGAACCATGGTGATTACGATGAGTTCACCAAAGGAAGTAAATGCTCCCCGAATGATGGAATGAACCAGATGGAGCCAAGGGGTGTTCAAGTAAGGTTGCAGATGTGAACTGTTTACTTTGGGCATCAGCCCGAGAAACAACAAAATCATAAAGGCAACAACGATGGGGGTCAGCATTTCACTGCTTCCTCCTATTGTATGCAAGCCATGCATAAGCCCCCAGACCAGAGCGCACATAAGGATAATTAGAATGACCCGGATGGGGGTCTGAAGGTAGATCTGTGTGGTCATAAAGTCACCAACCTCACGGATACATATGGCAGCACCTATGGCGAAATAAAATAG
This Paenibacillus xylanexedens DNA region includes the following protein-coding sequences:
- a CDS encoding ABC transporter permease, with protein sequence MYYMGLIWEYLKNYMKTRLTYRADFWVEILSDLLFQATNLIFIFVVFRHTDNLGGWSESEVLFVYGYFMVPYGIFSCFINLWGFSERYIVKGEMDRILTRPAHNLFQILLENVDPPALVGSFIGLIIMIFSGAEMGLMLEWWHIPALIILALSSVLIYAGIYTTLTSLSFYSDAPTGILPLMYNIQGYGRYPVTIYNRAIQVLLTWIIPFAFVGIYPAALFLERSEMHRMALLTPVMGLVFGSMGLLLWNFGVKRYRGAGS
- the bcp gene encoding thioredoxin-dependent thiol peroxidase, translated to MTLNVGELAPDFELPSSTGESVKLSDYRGQRVLLYFYPKDMTSSCTQQACDFRDRHAEFEGLNTVILGISTDPMKQHDKFIAKYGLPFTLLSDEEHVVAEQYGVWQLKKMYGKEYMGMVRSTFLIDEEGKLIKDWSKVRVKGHIEAALEALKTL
- a CDS encoding GerAB/ArcD/ProY family transporter, yielding MLIKEKITIRQFAVLTFLVMIGDMILLYPSVVTASGQQDAWICSLIGQPIGILIMWVLYKLHQTHPDLSLIEICQKILGRWAGSVLSAAYLFYFAIGAAICIREVGDFMTTQIYLQTPIRVILIILMCALVWGLMHGLHTIGGSSEMLTPIVVAFMILLFLGLMPKVNSSHLQPYLNTPWLHLVHSIIRGAFTSFGELIVITMVLPYVMSGPHIKRDMLLATLCGGLLLTTLLLISLMIFGPFLTQHDIYISYTLSQKINIGNFFERIEAFMATAWLIATYFKSLLYMFSFVVGTAQLFRLKTYKPLILPSAMLLFALAVLISPNVIFYTNTIMPAWVDWDITVSFIIPLFLLLVHRLRSGKSNNNSSNQKRLPT